In Raphanus sativus cultivar WK10039 chromosome 5, ASM80110v3, whole genome shotgun sequence, the following proteins share a genomic window:
- the LOC108863602 gene encoding probable serine/threonine-protein kinase PBL9, with protein sequence MGICLSAQVKAESPGASPKDTRSLGRKSSTVSVRPSPRTEGEILQSPNLKSFSFSELKSATRNFRPDSVLGEGGFGCVFKGWIDEKSLTATRPGTGLVIAVKKLNQDGWQGHQEWLAEVNYLGQFSHGHLVKLIGYCQEDEHRLLVYEFMPRGSLENHLFRRGLYFQPLSWKLRLKVALGAARGLAFLHSSETRVIYRDFKTSNILLDSDYNAKLSDFGLAKDGPVGDKSHVSTRVIGTHGYAAPEYLATGHLTTKSDVYSFGVVLLELLTGRRAVDKNRPSGERNLVEWAKPYLANKRKVFRVIDNRLQDQYSMEEACKVATLSLRCLTTEIKLRPNMSEVVSHLEHIQSLNSARGGIMDRTERRMRRRSDSVITKKPNAGFARQTAVGSTLVAYPRPSASPLYI encoded by the exons ATGGGGATTTGCTTGAGTGCCCAGGTCAAAGCTGAGAGTCCAG GGGCAAGTCCCAAAGATACTAGAAGTCTTGGGAGGAAGAGTTCAACTGTTTCTGTAAGACCAAGCCCTAGAACTGAAGGCGAGATCTTACAGTCTCCAAACCTCAAGAGTTTCAGCTTTTCAGAGCTTAAATCAGCAACCAGGAATTTCAGACCAGACAGTGTGCTTGGTGAAGGTGGATTCGGTTGTGTTTTCAAAGGATGGATTGATGAGAAATCTCTCACTGCCACAAGACCGGGCACTGGTTTGGTTATTGCTGTCAAAAAACTTAACCAAGATGGTTGGCAAGGTCACCAGGAGTGGCTg GCTGAAGTGAACTACCTTGGCCAGTTTTCTCATGGACACCTTGTGAAGCTGATTGGTTATTGTCAAGAGGATGAGCACCGTCTTCTTGTTTACGAGTTCATGCCTCGTGGTAGCTTGGAGAATCATCTTTTCAGGA GAGGTTTGTATTTCCAGCCTTTATCTTGGAAACTACGGTTGAAAGTTGCTCTTGGCGCTGCAAGGGGACTTGCTTTTCTCCACAGTTCCGAGACAAGAGTGATATACCGTGACTTCAAGACTTCTAACATCCTTCTTGATtcg GACTACAACGCTAAGCTTTCTGATTTTGGGTTGGCTAAGGATGGGCCAGTGGGTGATAAAAGTCATGTCTCTACACGGGTCATTGGTACTCACGGATATGCAGCTCCTGAATACCTCGCAACCG GTCATCTAACAACAAAGAGTGATGTCTATAGCTTCGGGGTTGTCCTTCTAGAACTGTTAACTGGTCGCCGAGCTGTGGACAAGAACCGACCATCCGGTGAGCGGAACCTCGTGGAGTGGGCTAAACCATACCTTGCAAACAAAAGAAAGGTATTCAGAGTCATTGACAATCGTCTTCAAGACCAATACTCAATGGAAGAAGCATGTAAAGTGGCAACTCTCTCCCTGAGATGTCTCACCACAGAGATTAAGCTTAGACCAAACATGAGCGAAGTAGTTTCGCACCTTGAACACATTCAGTCTTTGAACTCTGCTAGAGGAGGGATTATGGATAGGACAGAGAGAAGAATGCGTAGGAGAAGTGATAGCGTTATCACCAAGAAACCTAATGCCGGTTTTGCTAGACAGACCGCGGTGGGCAGTACACTTGTTGCTTATCCTCGTCCATCAGCCTCGCCGCTCTATATCTGA
- the LOC108859904 gene encoding dof zinc finger protein DOF1.1-like isoform X2 → MPTNPSQLQLRENGSLVNGHELLSHQLPPFPSNPNIHHAAASSVLPAMLGGYMAERARQPKAPRPEAAQNCPRCNSINTKFCYYNNYNPTQPRHYSKACRRYWTDGGKLRDIPEGGRRRRNSKKNKNGSSKSPSSSSILPSPTVNAPSSSSGQLGTNHQFPFLPTLQHLTQLGGIGLNLAAANGNNQAHQYGAGLMNDLGFLHVGDGRNNVAPVTGNIHDNDNNNGENNLMGSGGFTLFDPTSGLHAFQNEGNIRNNVSFSPTSMVDSRIYQTGPVNMEEQPDLVSLSGPVSGLTPPVNQINQYVWKNSDFSDPSN, encoded by the exons ATG CCTACGAATCCGAGTCAGCTTCAGCTTAGAGAAAATGGAAGTTTAGTGAATGGCCACGAACTACTTTCTCACCAACTTCCACCTTTCCCATCAAACCCTAACATCCACCATGCCGCTGCCTCCAGTGTTCTTCCGGCCATGCTTGGTGGATACATGGCGGAGAGAGCGAGGCAGCCCAAAGCTCCTCGGCCTGAGGCAGCCCAAAATTGTCCTCGATGCAACTCAATCAACACTAAGTTCTGTTACTACAACAACTACAACCCCACTCAGCCTCGCCACTACAGTAAGGCTTGCCGCCGCTACTGGACAGATGGCGGCAAATTGAGAGACATCCCCGAAGGTGGACGCCGCCGGAGAAATagcaaaaagaacaaaaatggtAGTTCAAAATCTCCTTCTTCGTCATCAATACTGCCTTCTCCCACGGTCAATGCTCCAAGTTCTAGCTCAGGACAGCTAGGGACAAACCATCAGTTCCCGTTTTTACCAACTCTTCAACATCTCACTCAACTCGGAGGCATCGGTTTGAACTTAGCTGCCGCTAATGGCAACAACCAAGCTCACCAGTACGGTGCAGGTTTGATGAACGATTTAGGGTTTCTTCATGTCGGAGATGGACGAAATAATGTAGCTCCAGTTACCGGAAACATTCATGACAATGACAACAACAACGGAGAAAACAACCTAATGGGGTCCGGTGGATTCACTCTCTTCGATCCAACGTCAGGGCTACATGCTTTCCAGAACGAGGGAAATATCAGAAATAACGTCTCTTTTTCCCCTACTTCCATGGTTGATTCGAGAATTTACCAAACAGGTCCGGTGAATATGGAAGAACAACCCGATCTAGTTAGCTTGTCTGGACCGGTCTCCGGCTTGACACCTCCGGTGAATCAAATAAACCAGTATGTTTGGAAAAATTCGGATTTCTCAGATCCTTCTAATTAA
- the LOC108857203 gene encoding probable GTP-binding protein OBGM, mitochondrial, translating to MWLNRAVPVRYLRSYRRNQNSPWMSYPVAFYSDYPTEKKEKVAPLQETRMRDRFTLYARGGEGGSGCSSARKTRTDRYGKPDGGNGGRGGDVILECTHAVWDFSGLQPHVKGGKAGHGTSKNRIGNRGEDKILQVPIGTVIHLQEGEIPSQVHSDSPTSLDPWDLPGTLVEDPASVENSDKHQETTPDSSVQVEEAEKESVAIHVDTLMEAEDDEEGDVDQVRYNVAELTEQGQRILIARGGEGGLGSVCATRYLRGTKFAKTATLRTMEDDAAADDDDNGQQRSSIKSGSLGTEAVLILELKSIADVGLVGMPNAGKSTLLGALSRAKPRVGHYAFTTLRPNLGNVNYDDFSMTVADIPGLIKGAHQNRGLGHNFLRHIERTKVLAYVVDLASGLDGNRGVAPWQQLRDLVMELEFHEEGLSDRSSLIVANKIDEEGADERLEELERRVKGVRIFPVCAVLEEGVAELKDGLKMLVNGGGEGSERLKLENICVD from the exons ATGTGGCTGAACCGGGCGGTCCCCGTCCGATATCTGAGATCATATCGAAGAAATCAAAACTCGCCATGGATGAGCTATCCTGTAGCATTCTACTCAGATTATCCCacggagaagaaagaaaaagtagCGCCTTTGCAG GAGACTAGAATGAGAGATAGGTTTACTCTGTACGCACGTGGAGGTGAAGGTGGCAGCGGTTGTTCCAGCGCCCGCAAGACCCGTACCGATCGCTACGGCAAACCAGATG GTGGAAATGGTGGGAGAGGAGGTGATGTGATTTTAGAATGCACACATGCAGTTTGGGACTTCAGCGGATTACAACCTCATGTT AAAGGTGGGAAAGCTGGGCATGGAACTTCCAAGAACAGGATTGGAAACAGAGGAGAAGACAAG ATCCTGCAAGTGCCCATTGGAACAGTGATTCATCTTCAAGAGGGTGAAATTCCATCTCAAGTTCACTCTGACTCTCCCACAAGTTTGGATCCATGGGACCTTCCTGGCACGCTGGTTGAGGATCCCGCATCAGTTGAGAACTCTGACAAGCATCAAGAAACTACGCCAGATTCTTCTGTTCAAGTTgaagaagctgagaaagaaAGTGTAGCAATACATGTAGATACACTAATGGAAGCTGAAGACGATGAAGAAGGAGATGTTGATCAAGTAAGGTATAATGTTGCGGAACTAACAGAACAAGGCCAGAGAATACTCATCGCACGCGGCGGTGAAGGAGGTTTAGGCAGCGTTTGCGCTACACGTTACTTAAGAGGCACCAAGTTCGCTAAAACCGCCACTTTAAGGACAATGGAGGACGATGCtgctgctgatgatgatgataacgGTCAACAACGCTCGAGTATTAAATCTGGTTCCCTTGGTACAGAGGCCGTCCTGATACTAGAACTGAAGAGCATCGCTGATGTTGGTCTTGTCGGGATGCCAAACGCAGGGAAAAGCACTCTCCTCGGTGCCTTATCCCGTGCCAAGCCACGTGTAGGCCACTACGCGTTCACAACGCTGCGTCCAAATCTAGGTAACGTCAACTACGATGACTTCTCAATGACGGTAGCGGATATTCCAGGGCTTATCAAAGGAGCTCATCAGAACAGAGGGCTAGGCCACAACTTTCTCCGCCACATTGAAAGGACCAAAGTGTTGGCTTACGTTGTTGACTTGGCGTCGGGGCTAGATGGTAACAGAGGAGTGGCACCGTGGCAGCAGCTGAGAGATCTGGTGATGGAGCTTGAGTTTCATGAAGAAGGGTTATCTGATAGGTCGTCTTTGATCGTGGCGAACAAGATCGATGAGGAAGGGGCCGATGAGAGGTTGGAGGAGCTTGAGAGGAGAGTGAAAGGAGTGAGGATTTTTCCGGTTTGCGCGGTTCTTGAAGAAGGTGTGGCTGAGCTGAAAGATGGTTTGAAAATGCTTGTAAACGGTGGTGGTGAGGGATCAGAGAGATTGAAATTGGAGAACATCTGTGTTGACTAG
- the LOC108859904 gene encoding dof zinc finger protein DOF1.1-like isoform X1, with protein MVFSSNWSQPTNPSQLQLRENGSLVNGHELLSHQLPPFPSNPNIHHAAASSVLPAMLGGYMAERARQPKAPRPEAAQNCPRCNSINTKFCYYNNYNPTQPRHYSKACRRYWTDGGKLRDIPEGGRRRRNSKKNKNGSSKSPSSSSILPSPTVNAPSSSSGQLGTNHQFPFLPTLQHLTQLGGIGLNLAAANGNNQAHQYGAGLMNDLGFLHVGDGRNNVAPVTGNIHDNDNNNGENNLMGSGGFTLFDPTSGLHAFQNEGNIRNNVSFSPTSMVDSRIYQTGPVNMEEQPDLVSLSGPVSGLTPPVNQINQYVWKNSDFSDPSN; from the exons ATGGTTTTCTCATCCAACTGGTCACAG CCTACGAATCCGAGTCAGCTTCAGCTTAGAGAAAATGGAAGTTTAGTGAATGGCCACGAACTACTTTCTCACCAACTTCCACCTTTCCCATCAAACCCTAACATCCACCATGCCGCTGCCTCCAGTGTTCTTCCGGCCATGCTTGGTGGATACATGGCGGAGAGAGCGAGGCAGCCCAAAGCTCCTCGGCCTGAGGCAGCCCAAAATTGTCCTCGATGCAACTCAATCAACACTAAGTTCTGTTACTACAACAACTACAACCCCACTCAGCCTCGCCACTACAGTAAGGCTTGCCGCCGCTACTGGACAGATGGCGGCAAATTGAGAGACATCCCCGAAGGTGGACGCCGCCGGAGAAATagcaaaaagaacaaaaatggtAGTTCAAAATCTCCTTCTTCGTCATCAATACTGCCTTCTCCCACGGTCAATGCTCCAAGTTCTAGCTCAGGACAGCTAGGGACAAACCATCAGTTCCCGTTTTTACCAACTCTTCAACATCTCACTCAACTCGGAGGCATCGGTTTGAACTTAGCTGCCGCTAATGGCAACAACCAAGCTCACCAGTACGGTGCAGGTTTGATGAACGATTTAGGGTTTCTTCATGTCGGAGATGGACGAAATAATGTAGCTCCAGTTACCGGAAACATTCATGACAATGACAACAACAACGGAGAAAACAACCTAATGGGGTCCGGTGGATTCACTCTCTTCGATCCAACGTCAGGGCTACATGCTTTCCAGAACGAGGGAAATATCAGAAATAACGTCTCTTTTTCCCCTACTTCCATGGTTGATTCGAGAATTTACCAAACAGGTCCGGTGAATATGGAAGAACAACCCGATCTAGTTAGCTTGTCTGGACCGGTCTCCGGCTTGACACCTCCGGTGAATCAAATAAACCAGTATGTTTGGAAAAATTCGGATTTCTCAGATCCTTCTAATTAA
- the LOC108863569 gene encoding pentatricopeptide repeat-containing protein At1g07590, mitochondrial — protein sequence MLIKSRRNKTMRSVIALVKQRDYFVQAIRRTPGVSYSPALDHRPSFKASNFLTTLICSTKSPTSSESDGDEEPPNKCLSLRIEKLTKGVTVGSALQSWMGDGFPVHGGDVYHAINRLRKLGRNKRALELMEWIIRERPYRPGELEYSYLLEFTVKIHGISQGETLFTRVPQEFQNELLYNNLVIACLDQGVMRLALGYMKKMRELGYRTSHLVYNRLIIRNSAPGRRKLIAKDLALMKADKAVPHVSTYHILMKLEANEHNVDGVLKAFEGMKKAGVEPNEVSYCILAMAHAVARLYTVAEAYTEEIERSITGDNWSTLDMLMILYGRLGKEKEVERAWNVIKGFHHVRSKSYLLATEAFGRVGNLERAEELWFEMKSVRGVKETEQFNSLLSVYCKCGLIEKAIGVFREMIGDGFKPNSITYRHLSLGCAKANLMKEALKNIEMGSNLTTSRSVRSSTPWLETTLSIIECFAEKGDVENSEKLFEELNNAKYNRYAFVYNALFKAYVKGRVYDPNLFKRMVLGGARPDAESYSLLKLVEQYKP from the exons ATGCTAATAAAGTCCAGAAGAAATAAAACAATGCGATCTGTTATCGCGTTGGTGAAGCAACGAGATTATTTCGTTCAGGCGATACGTCGAACACCTGGTGTGTCATATTCACCCGCGCTGGATCATCGACCTAGCTTCAAAGCCTCGAACTTTCTCACTACCCTAATCTGCTCGACGAAATCTCCGACATCTAGCGAATCAGACGGAGACGAAGAGCCGCCAAACAAGTGTTTGTCCCTGAGGATCGAGAAGCTAACGAAAGGAGTAACTGTTGGGTCTGCTTTGCAGAGCTGGATGGGCGATGGATTCCCAGTTCATGGTGGGGATGTCTATCATGCTATTAATCGATTGAGAAAGCTCGGTAGAAACAAACGTGCCCTTGAG TTAATGGAGTGGATCATCAGAGAAAGACCTTACCGTCCTGGAGAGCTAGAGTACTCGTACTTGCTTGAATTCACAGTCAAGATCCACGGCATCTCACAAGGAGAAACACTCTTCACACGTGTCCCTCAAGAGTTTCAGAACGAGCTACTCTATAACAACCTCGTGATCGCTTGCTTAGACCAAGGCGTCATGAGACTGGCCCTCGGGTacatgaagaagatgagagagcTTGGCTACCGTACTTCACATTTGGTCTACAACCGTCTTATAATCCGAAACTCGGCTCCGGGACGAAGAAAACTCATCGCCAAAGACCTTGCGCTGATGAAAGCAGACAAGGCGGTTCCTCACGTCTCAACGTATCATATCTTGATGAAGCTTGAGGCTAATGAACATAACGTCGACGGTGTGCTAAAGGCTTTTGAGGGTATGAAGAAAGCTGGAGTTGAGCCGAATGAGGTTTCTTACTGTATATTGGCTATGGCGCATGCTGTTGCGAGGTTGTATACAGTTGCGGAAGCCTATACGGAGGAGATCGAGAGATCTATCACAGGGGATAACTGGTCGACGTTAGATATGTTGATGATTCTATACGGGCGTCTAGGTAAAGAAAAGGAGGTTGAAAGAGCGTGGAATGTTATCAAAGGGTTTCATCACGTTAGGTCCAAGAGTTACTTGCTGGCGACGGAAGCGTTTGGTCGAGTAGGGAACTTAGAGAGAGCTGAAGAGCTTTGGTTTGAGATGAAGAGCGTGAGAGGAGTTAAAGAAACAGAGCAGTTCAACTCTCTTCTCTCTGTATACTGCAAATGCGGTTTGATAGAGAAAGCAATCGGTGTGTTCCGAGAGATGATAGGAGATGGGTTTAAGCCTAATTCGATAACCTATAGGCATCTTTCTCTCGGATGTGCTAAAGCCAACCTGATGAAGGAAGCTCTCAAAAACATTGAGATGGGTTCGAATCTAACGACGAGCAGAAGTGTAAGAAGCTCAACGCCGTGGCTGGAGACGACGCTATCGATCATTGAGTGTTTTGCGGAGAAAGGTGATGTGGAGAACTCGGAGAAACTGTTTGAAGAGTTGAATAATGCTAAGTATAATAGGTATGCGTTTGTGTATAACGCTCTGTTCAAGGCTTATGTGAAAGGTAGAGTCTATGATCCTAATCTGTTCAAGAGGATGGTTCTAGGTGGAGCTAGACCTGATGCTGAGTCTTATAGCTTGTTGAAACTTGTTGAACAGTATAAGCCCTGA
- the LOC108863601 gene encoding probable LRR receptor-like serine/threonine-protein kinase At1g07560 produces the protein MKNLRRVFLSFLILSFCIFNFLQAQDQQGFINLDCGLQANESPYTEPTTKLTFTSDSDYINTGKSGRIQNVPGLEYIKPYTGLRYFPDGVRNCYTLNVVQDTNYLIVAMFTYGNYDNLDTPPKFDLYLGPNIWTTVDLQIKVNGTREEIIHVTRSTSLQVCLVKTGTTTPVISALELRPLRNDIYIPQSGSLKTRFRVYLTDSKDIVRYPVDVHDRLWSPFFMPEWKILRTSLSVNNSDDDYDIPEDVLVTAATPANVSLPMTISWNVEKPADLFYAYLHGAEIQPLRDNDTREFNITAGPNVSYGPVSPEEFQVNTLYNTSPVKCDGVVCHLQLIRTPNSTLPPLLNAIEAFVVVEFPQSETNADDVVAIKSIETSYGLSRISWQGDPCVPQQFLWDGLTCEYTNISTPSRILSLDLSSSEITGIIAPDIQNLTQLRKLDLSSNNLTGGVPEFLAKMNSLLVINLSGNNLSGSVPQALLDKVKKGLTLNIQGNPNLCSSSSCNKKINRTMLPVIASLASLGVIISVITLLFVCIKRGPSIVKGLSPSQPSIETKKRRYTYTEVLAMTNNMERVLGKGGFGMVYHGNINGNEEVAVKLLSQSSAQGYKEFKTEVELLLRVYHTNLVSLVGYCDEKDHLALIYQYMANGDLKQHLSGSSTMSWVDRLNIAIDAALGLEYLHIGCKPLIVHRDVKSSNILLDDQFQAKLADFGLSRSFPVGGESHVSTLVAGTPGYLDHEYYQTNRLSEKSDVYSFGVVLLEIITNKPVIDQTREKPHIAEWVKFMLTRGDIKNVMDPKLQGMYDSGSAWKALELAMTCVYHSSLDRPNMSHVVHELKECLMSENKRTRDINSKRSLDINLSFGSDVNPKAR, from the exons GATTCATCAATTTAGATTGTGGATTACAAGCCAATGAGTCTCCTTATACCGAACCAACAACAAAACTAACATTCACATCAGACTCCGATTACATCAACACCGGAAAAAGCGGCAGGATTCAAAATGTACCGGGACTAGAGTACATAAAGCCATACACGGGGTTGAGATACTTTCCCGATGGAGTACGGAACTGCTATACTCTTAACGTCGTACAAGACACAAACTATTTGATAGTAGCCATGTTTACTTACGGAAACTATGATAACCTTGATACACCACCAAAGTTCGACCTTTATCTTGGTCCGAATATTTGGACAACCGTCGATTTGCAAATAAAAGTCAACGGTACAAGAGAGGAGATCATTCACGTAACAAGGTCTACTTCATTACAAGTCTGTCTTGTTAAGACGGGAACAACTACGCCGGTGATATCAGCTTTAGAGCTACGACCATTGAGAAATGATATTTACATTCCTCAGTCTGGTTCTCTGAAGACTCGTTTCCGAGTCTATTTGACCGACTCTAAAGATATCGTCCG GTACCCAGTAGATGTTCATGACCGTCTTTGGTCTCCATTTTTCATGCCGGAATGGAAAATACTAAGAACAAGTCTCTCAGTCAACAACTCTGATGACGATTATGACATACCAGAAGATGTATTGGTTACAGCAGCCACGCCAGCAAATGTGAGTTTACCAATGACCATTTCTTGGAATGTGGAAAAACCTGCCGACTTGTTCTATGCATACCTGCACGGCGCCGAGATCCAACCCTTAAGGGACAATGATACCAGGGAATTTAACATTACCGCAGGTCCAAATGTTAGTTATGGACCTGTTAGTCCCGAGGAGTTTCAAGTAAATACTTTATACAACACATCACCAGTTAAATGCGACGGCGTGGTATGTCATTTGCAACTTATAAGAACCCCAAACTCAACTCTTCCTCCACTCCTTAATGCTATCGAGGCTTTCGTAGTAGTTGAGTTTCCACAGTCCGAAACTAATGCAGATGACG TTGTTGCTATTAAGAGTATAGAAACAAGCTATGGATTGAGTAGAATTAGTTGGCAAGGAGATCCATGTGTTCCTCAACAATTCTTGTGGGATGGTCTTACCTGCGAGTACACTAATATTTCTACACCATCAAGAATCCTATCTTT AGATTTGTCCTCAAGTGAAATAACTGGAATCATAGCTCCTGATATTCAAAATCTTACCCAGCTTCGAAAATT GGACTTGTCAAGTAATAATTTGACTGGAGGAGTACCTGAGTTTCTAGCCAAAATGAACTCATTGTTAGTCAT AAACTTAAGTGGGAACAATCTTAGTGGTTCAGTCCCTCAAGCTCTTCTTGATAAAGTGAAAAAAGGTTTGACGTTGAA CATTCAGGGAAATCCAAACCTTTGTTCTTCCAGTTCATGCAACAAAAAGATAAACAGAACCATGTTGCCAGTAATAGCATCACTCGCTTCTTTGGGTGTTATAATATCAGTGATCactcttctttttgtttgtataaAGAGAGGCCCATCAATAGTAAAAG GTTTGTCACCAAGCCAACCATCAATAGAAACCAAAAAGAGAAGATATACATACACTGAAGTTCTCGCAATGACAAATAACATGGAAAGAGTTCTTGGTAAAGGTGGATTTGGGATGGTCTATCATGGCAATATAAATGGCAACGAAGAAGTAGCTGTTAAGCTACTCTCTCAATCATCAGCTCAAGGCTATAAAGAGTTCAAAACAGAG GTAGAACTTCTTCTAAGGGTTTACCACACGAATCTAGTAAGCCTTGTTGGTTATTGCGATGAAAAAGACCATTTGGCTCTGATCTACCAATACATGGCCAATGGTGATTTGAAACAACATTTGTCAG GTAGCTCCACTATGAGCTGGGTAGATAGACTAAACATAGCTATTGATGCAGCACTAG GATTGGAGTATTTACATATTGGCTGCAAACCGTTAATAGTTCATAGAGATGTAAAAAGTTCCAACATACTATTGGACGATCAGTTCCAAGCAAAGCTTGCAGATTTTGGACTTTCTAGATCTTTCCCAGTTGGAGGTGAATCTCATGTGTCTACACTTGTAGCTGGCACACCTGGATATCTTGATCATGA ATATTACCAAACAAATAGGTTATCTGAGAAGAGTGATGTCTACAGTTTTGGTGTTGTACTATTAGAAATTATAACAAACAAACCGGTGATTGATCAAACCCGCGAAAAACCTCACATAGCAGAATGGGTGAAGTTTATGCTTACTAGAGGAGACATTAAAAATGTTATGGATCCTAAACTCCAAGGGATGTATGATTCTGGCTCAGCATGGAAAGCTCTCGAACTAGCAATGACATGCGTGTATCATTCTTCCTTAGACAGACCCAACATGTCACATGTAGTTCATGAGCTAAAAGAGTGTCTGATGTCTGAAAACAAGAGGACAAGAGACATCAACTCAAAAAGATCCTTGGACATTAACTTAAGCTTTGGTTCTGATGTGAACCCCAAGGCACGTTAA